The following coding sequences are from one Lysinibacillus sp. FSL W8-0992 window:
- a CDS encoding HTH-type transcriptional regulator Hpr: MALSEELYTQKEAMLYSQRIAQLSKALWKAVEKDWQQWIKPYDLNINEHHILWISYHLKGASISDVAKFGVMHVSTAFNFSKKLEERGLLKFSKRDDDKRNTYVELTETGTDLIIEMNSNYHNTYHSVLEGSLALKDLYGRFPEFLDVMAVIRNIYGEDFIDIFERSFQHFRDSFDTLEERSTVKG; this comes from the coding sequence ATGGCTTTGTCAGAGGAATTATACACTCAAAAAGAAGCAATGCTATACAGTCAAAGAATTGCACAATTATCAAAAGCTTTATGGAAAGCAGTTGAAAAAGATTGGCAACAATGGATTAAACCATACGATTTAAACATTAACGAGCACCATATATTGTGGATTTCATATCATTTAAAAGGGGCTTCCATTTCAGACGTAGCAAAATTTGGTGTAATGCACGTTTCAACAGCATTTAACTTCTCGAAAAAGTTAGAGGAACGAGGATTACTGAAGTTTTCGAAACGCGATGATGACAAGCGTAATACTTATGTAGAGCTAACTGAAACAGGGACAGACCTTATTATTGAAATGAATAGCAATTATCATAACACATATCATTCTGTGCTTGAGGGCTCGCTTGCTTTGAAAGATTTATATGGTCGTTTCCCAGAATTTTTAGATGTGATGGCTGTTATTCGTAATATTTACGGTGAAGACTTTATCGATATTTTTGAACGTTCATTTCAACACTTCCGTGATTCCTTTGACACGTTAGAAGAACGTTCAACTGTAAAAGGATAA
- a CDS encoding DUF3267 domain-containing protein yields the protein MHCWKILNLEHHYGTTRIVMMAVIVFLTVFSVSYVTFNLFNDEYYTDHLFWLFVIAVLALYPIHKCLHFLALYDLRQHLKLRIKKQFYFIPVLHMRIREPLSKNRYIFALLAPFIVLNTSIVIATWLLPAYTHYGTLLLAYHCSLCLIDILYVKYLLNSPKDAQIEETPKGYEILVPPTIN from the coding sequence GTGCACTGTTGGAAAATTTTAAACCTTGAACATCATTATGGAACAACACGTATTGTAATGATGGCTGTAATTGTTTTTCTCACTGTCTTTTCCGTGTCCTATGTGACATTTAATTTATTTAACGATGAGTATTATACTGATCATTTGTTCTGGCTATTTGTAATTGCCGTCCTTGCGCTTTATCCTATTCATAAATGTTTACACTTTCTAGCATTATATGACTTACGTCAGCATCTCAAATTACGTATAAAGAAACAGTTTTACTTTATTCCTGTACTGCATATGCGTATCCGTGAGCCATTATCTAAAAACCGATATATTTTCGCATTACTTGCACCATTTATCGTGTTAAATACAAGTATCGTTATTGCTACATGGCTACTACCTGCCTATACACATTACGGTACATTACTTTTAGCGTATCATTGTAGTTTATGTTTAATTGATATTCTTTACGTGAAGTATTTGTTGAATTCACCTAAAGATGCCCAAATTGAAGAAACACCGAAGGGCTATGAAATTTTAGTACCACCTACAATTAACTGA
- a CDS encoding ABC transporter permease yields MKNLRDVWSSRFMHYISEVQKYMQFVFTGHIALVLVFLVGAGGYQYSEWLKIVESDFPAEGLIALIIGVLLAFSRPTTLLREPDQVYLLPLESKMSLYLKKAIAWTFWSQVWIVAIVYIISIPLLKAVTELTTSNIWSLFFLVIALKFVSVQGEFSYRYSERGHYVWVDRLIRAIVFGVTVYMGLQMQLILALVAAIIGCVYVLVFRKKCANEPVPYEHFVKLEQNRMMSFYRFANYFTDVPHLHGSIRRRAWLDWFYNFIPYQKGNAQKYLVFRTFIRTDDHFYLWLRLTAISAVIAAFVDIPVVTWIVAGALSFATTIQLKQALLSSGEFRMDMLYPLPEGARKAAVKQVVRLTMIAQAIIVTLCGVTQPMFYVTTIIILVVSEITAKVSKS; encoded by the coding sequence ATGAAGAACTTGCGTGATGTATGGTCCTCGCGCTTCATGCACTATATAAGTGAAGTACAAAAATATATGCAGTTTGTTTTCACTGGACATATAGCGCTTGTACTTGTGTTTCTTGTTGGAGCTGGGGGCTATCAATATAGTGAGTGGTTGAAAATCGTTGAGTCTGATTTTCCTGCTGAAGGGCTAATTGCCTTAATAATTGGTGTATTACTAGCATTTAGCCGTCCAACGACATTATTGCGTGAGCCAGACCAAGTGTATTTATTGCCATTAGAATCAAAAATGTCGCTGTATTTAAAAAAGGCAATAGCGTGGACGTTTTGGTCACAAGTTTGGATTGTGGCAATCGTTTATATCATAAGTATTCCTTTATTAAAAGCAGTAACGGAACTAACAACATCTAATATTTGGTCACTGTTTTTCCTTGTTATCGCCTTAAAGTTTGTTAGTGTACAGGGGGAATTTAGTTATCGTTATAGTGAACGTGGTCATTATGTTTGGGTAGATAGACTAATACGAGCTATTGTATTTGGTGTAACCGTATATATGGGACTACAAATGCAACTTATTCTAGCATTAGTTGCAGCGATAATTGGTTGTGTCTATGTATTAGTATTTCGCAAAAAATGTGCGAACGAGCCTGTACCATATGAGCACTTTGTAAAACTAGAACAAAATCGAATGATGAGCTTCTATCGTTTCGCGAATTATTTTACCGATGTACCACATTTACATGGGAGTATTCGACGTAGAGCGTGGCTTGACTGGTTTTATAATTTTATCCCTTATCAAAAGGGGAATGCTCAAAAGTACTTAGTGTTCCGTACGTTTATCCGTACAGATGATCATTTTTATTTGTGGCTCCGATTAACTGCTATTTCCGCTGTTATTGCAGCCTTTGTAGATATTCCAGTTGTAACATGGATTGTTGCGGGTGCTTTAAGCTTTGCAACGACGATTCAGCTAAAGCAAGCATTATTATCTAGCGGTGAGTTCCGCATGGACATGCTTTATCCGTTGCCAGAGGGTGCGCGTAAAGCTGCTGTTAAGCAAGTAGTGCGTCTAACAATGATTGCTCAAGCTATTATCGTCACTTTATGCGGCGTGACGCAGCCGATGTTCTATGTAACGACGATAATTATCCTTGTAGTTAGTGAAATAACGGCAAAGGTGTCAAAATCTTAA
- a CDS encoding ABC transporter ATP-binding protein — MSVLEVQHVTGGYTKKPVIKELSFTIGKGELVGLIGLNGAGKSTTIKHIIGTMLPKEGDIRLNGVTLKENMDKYRTAFSYIPETPVLYDELTLREHLELTAMAYGLDEATLAARSEILLKEFRMEKRLNWFPSHFSKGMRQKVMIMCAFLVNPSLYIIDEPFVGLDPLGIQSLLDQMDTKKKEGASILMSTHILSTAEKHCDRIILLHEGRVRAQGTMVDLRKTFGMPHATLDDLYIAMTKERDHEELA; from the coding sequence ATGTCGGTATTAGAAGTGCAGCATGTGACAGGCGGTTATACGAAGAAGCCTGTTATTAAAGAATTGTCATTTACAATAGGTAAAGGAGAACTTGTCGGGCTAATTGGTTTAAATGGTGCGGGTAAAAGTACAACCATTAAACATATTATAGGAACAATGCTTCCCAAAGAAGGCGACATTCGTCTAAATGGCGTGACGTTAAAAGAAAACATGGACAAGTATCGGACAGCATTTTCATATATCCCTGAAACACCGGTTTTATATGATGAGTTAACATTGCGTGAACATCTAGAATTAACAGCAATGGCTTATGGTTTAGATGAGGCTACACTAGCGGCTCGTTCAGAAATATTATTGAAGGAATTTCGTATGGAAAAACGCTTAAATTGGTTCCCATCGCATTTCTCAAAAGGTATGCGTCAGAAAGTAATGATTATGTGTGCTTTTTTAGTGAACCCGAGTCTCTATATAATTGATGAACCGTTTGTCGGACTAGATCCACTTGGTATTCAATCATTGCTCGATCAGATGGATACAAAGAAAAAAGAGGGTGCATCCATTTTAATGTCGACGCATATTTTATCGACAGCTGAAAAACATTGTGATCGAATTATTTTATTGCATGAGGGACGCGTTCGAGCACAAGGCACGATGGTGGATTTACGTAAAACGTTTGGTATGCCACATGCAACATTGGATGACCTTTATATTGCAATGACGAAGGAGCGGGACCATGAAGAACTTGCGTGA
- a CDS encoding HIT family protein, protein MSDCLFCKIIDGSIPSTKVYEDEHVYAFTDISPVAKGHTLLIPKHHCQDLFEMPEDVARNLYAVAPKLANAIKAAFNPIGMNTINNNGAAAGQTVFHYHLHFIPRYDEKEGLGLIWQTQTYTPEQLTEVADSIKANL, encoded by the coding sequence ATGAGCGATTGCCTATTTTGCAAAATCATTGATGGATCAATTCCAAGTACAAAAGTTTACGAAGACGAACATGTCTATGCATTCACGGACATTTCACCTGTTGCAAAAGGTCACACATTATTAATTCCAAAACACCATTGTCAGGATTTGTTTGAAATGCCAGAAGATGTAGCGCGTAATTTATATGCAGTCGCGCCAAAGCTTGCGAATGCCATTAAAGCAGCATTTAACCCAATTGGTATGAATACAATTAATAACAACGGTGCTGCAGCTGGACAAACTGTTTTCCACTACCACTTACATTTTATTCCGCGTTACGATGAAAAAGAAGGCCTAGGCTTAATTTGGCAAACACAAACATACACACCAGAACAATTAACAGAAGTAGCCGACAGCATTAAAGCCAATTTATAG
- a CDS encoding peptidylprolyl isomerase, protein MKKTVLSLTLAASILALGACSGADSKALVTSKVGDISVSDFNEKAKTLTGSYVLQQMVTEKVLADKYEVTDKEIKEQYDATASQFGDSFAQALAENGLTEQGFKDSLRVQLLQEKALKDKAIKEEDVKKYYEQMKTELNGRHILVADEKTAKEAIEKIKGGASFADVAKEYSTDTGSAAKGGELGWFTVGSMVDEFNDAAYALPLNTLSEPIKSSYGYHVIEITEKRDVKDVGAFKDEEEKIRTTMLNKLTQTGEAQTLLKDIIAQLAKDANFKTSDKELKEALESFTITSEEQAKADEEAAKKAADESTDKESK, encoded by the coding sequence ATGAAAAAGACTGTATTATCTTTAACATTAGCAGCCTCAATTTTAGCTCTTGGTGCTTGTAGTGGAGCTGATAGCAAAGCATTAGTTACATCTAAAGTAGGCGATATTTCAGTATCTGATTTTAACGAAAAAGCGAAAACTTTAACAGGCTCTTATGTATTACAACAGATGGTGACTGAAAAAGTATTAGCAGACAAATATGAAGTGACTGATAAAGAAATTAAAGAACAATATGATGCAACTGCATCACAGTTCGGCGATAGCTTTGCACAAGCACTAGCAGAAAACGGCTTAACTGAACAAGGCTTTAAAGATTCTTTACGTGTACAACTACTTCAAGAAAAAGCTTTAAAAGACAAAGCAATTAAAGAAGAAGACGTAAAAAAATATTATGAGCAAATGAAAACAGAATTAAATGGTCGCCACATTCTTGTAGCAGATGAAAAAACTGCGAAAGAAGCGATTGAAAAAATTAAAGGTGGCGCTTCTTTTGCTGATGTTGCAAAAGAATACTCAACTGATACTGGTTCTGCAGCAAAAGGCGGAGAGTTAGGTTGGTTTACAGTTGGTTCTATGGTAGATGAATTCAATGATGCGGCTTATGCCCTTCCATTAAACACATTAAGTGAGCCAATTAAATCAAGCTACGGCTACCACGTAATTGAAATTACGGAAAAGCGCGATGTAAAAGATGTAGGCGCATTTAAAGATGAAGAAGAAAAAATTCGTACAACAATGTTAAACAAGCTTACACAAACTGGTGAAGCACAAACATTGTTAAAAGACATCATCGCTCAATTGGCAAAAGATGCAAACTTTAAAACTTCTGATAAAGAATTAAAAGAAGCTTTAGAATCTTTTACAATAACAAGTGAAGAACAAGCAAAAGCAGATGAAGAAGCTGCTAAAAAAGCTGCAGATGAAAGCACAGACAAAGAATCTAAATAG
- a CDS encoding YtxH domain-containing protein — translation MKAQPFLIGLTTGIIGGAIAVLFSTPQSGQQLRSTILSNTDSAKLKLQDVKHQVSNVKQSVGTLTNEAKNNIPQIINDLKQSITTFTQEIEPTKNNLQQEIEALQNSINEIEKNVAQFTDKKKKPQEKVQA, via the coding sequence ATGAAAGCACAACCATTTTTAATCGGATTAACAACAGGTATTATAGGAGGCGCAATTGCAGTCCTTTTCTCAACACCTCAATCGGGCCAACAATTACGTTCTACAATACTTTCCAATACTGATAGTGCCAAACTAAAACTTCAAGATGTAAAACATCAAGTCAGCAACGTTAAACAATCCGTGGGCACATTAACAAATGAAGCAAAAAATAATATACCACAAATAATAAATGATCTAAAACAATCGATTACTACCTTTACGCAAGAAATCGAACCGACAAAGAATAATTTACAACAAGAAATAGAAGCATTACAGAATTCAATTAACGAAATCGAGAAAAACGTTGCACAATTCACCGATAAAAAGAAAAAACCGCAAGAAAAAGTGCAGGCATAA
- a CDS encoding tryptophan transporter has protein sequence MNTKNLVLMALLVGVGAALYVVTPGMVNGMKPDFMLTMMFIGILLFPSIKETFLLSLSTGVLSGLFTTFPAGFIPNIIDKAVTGFVFLAILIVLKKVTNHFAVSSVLVGLGTILSGTVFLSVALFVFNANVGATFAMLFVGVVIPAVAFNVVAFVIIYPIVAKLVKRSKFNTAISQAL, from the coding sequence ATGAATACAAAAAATCTAGTGTTAATGGCACTTTTAGTCGGTGTCGGTGCTGCCCTTTATGTGGTCACACCAGGTATGGTAAATGGAATGAAGCCTGACTTCATGTTAACGATGATGTTTATCGGCATTTTATTGTTCCCTTCGATAAAAGAAACTTTTTTACTTTCTTTATCAACAGGGGTGCTTTCAGGTTTATTTACAACTTTCCCAGCAGGCTTTATCCCAAATATTATTGATAAAGCTGTTACAGGTTTTGTGTTTTTAGCAATCCTTATCGTGCTGAAAAAAGTTACGAATCATTTCGCTGTATCCTCTGTATTAGTTGGATTAGGTACGATTTTATCAGGTACTGTCTTTTTATCTGTTGCCCTTTTTGTATTTAACGCTAACGTAGGCGCAACATTTGCAATGCTGTTTGTTGGGGTTGTAATACCAGCTGTTGCATTTAACGTCGTAGCATTTGTTATTATTTATCCTATCGTTGCGAAACTTGTGAAGCGTTCTAAATTCAACACAGCAATTTCGCAAGCATTATAA
- a CDS encoding YjcZ family sporulation protein, which produces MSNGGYGGGGGYGSGFALLVVLFILLIIVGAAFLY; this is translated from the coding sequence ATGAGCAACGGAGGATACGGTGGTGGCGGTGGCTACGGCTCAGGCTTTGCTTTATTAGTTGTGTTATTTATTTTATTAATTATTGTTGGTGCAGCGTTCCTATACTAA
- the yhaM gene encoding 3'-5' exoribonuclease YhaM, with the protein MKGITTLQVGESVDQFLLIKQSTKGVTTVGKPFMSLLLQDKSGDIEAKLWDTNEDHEKMYHAEAIVHVGGEIHDYRGKNQLRIKTIRVAKPEEGIAVNDLVPSAATPKEELYEELTQFFFDIKNPNISRITRAAIKKHQDAILVFPAATKNHHDYASGLLDHMVSMLKLGKAIADLYPTLNRDLLYSGIILHDIGKVVELSGPVATMYTVEGNLLGHITIMVNEIAKIASELEIEGEEVMLLQHLVLSHHGKEEWGSPKKPMIQEAEILHYIDNIDAKMNMLTRALGKTGPGEFTERLFPLDNRSFYKPNIQ; encoded by the coding sequence ATGAAAGGTATTACGACGCTCCAAGTTGGAGAATCAGTTGATCAATTTTTATTAATTAAACAATCGACAAAAGGGGTTACCACTGTAGGGAAGCCATTTATGTCACTGTTACTACAAGATAAAAGTGGAGATATTGAGGCGAAACTCTGGGATACAAACGAAGATCATGAAAAAATGTACCATGCAGAGGCGATAGTGCATGTAGGTGGAGAAATTCATGACTATCGTGGGAAAAACCAATTACGTATCAAAACAATTCGTGTGGCAAAGCCGGAGGAGGGAATTGCCGTTAATGATTTAGTTCCTTCTGCTGCTACGCCAAAAGAAGAGCTTTATGAGGAATTGACACAATTCTTCTTTGATATTAAAAATCCAAATATTTCACGTATTACGCGTGCAGCTATTAAAAAGCACCAGGATGCTATTTTAGTATTTCCAGCAGCAACGAAAAACCATCATGATTATGCATCAGGCTTATTAGACCATATGGTATCGATGTTAAAGCTAGGGAAAGCCATTGCTGATTTATATCCAACGCTAAATCGGGATCTATTATATTCGGGAATTATTTTACATGATATTGGTAAGGTTGTTGAACTATCTGGTCCGGTGGCGACAATGTACACTGTAGAAGGTAATTTACTTGGTCATATTACGATTATGGTCAATGAAATTGCTAAAATTGCAAGCGAACTTGAAATCGAAGGCGAAGAAGTGATGCTCTTACAACATCTAGTGTTGTCGCATCATGGGAAAGAGGAATGGGGAAGCCCGAAAAAGCCAATGATTCAAGAAGCGGAAATTTTACATTATATTGATAATATTGATGCAAAAATGAATATGCTTACACGCGCATTAGGTAAAACTGGTCCTGGAGAATTTACAGAGAGACTATTTCCACTCGATAATCGATCATTTTACAAGCCAAATATTCAGTAA